The DNA sequence ACGGGATCGTCGGTCCACTCCCCGTCCTCGGTGGGCAGGGTGGTGGTGAACGGGACCAGCTCGGCGCCGGTGTCGGTGATCAGGTCGGACATAACGGGATCGTTCGCATAGGTGACGCGGTGGCCGCGCCACACCAGTTCCCGGATGATCTCCAGGCTGGGCAGCACGTGGCTGACGGCGGGGACGCCGACCATGGCGATATGGGCACGACGGTTCAAGGGACTTCTCCAGATTCAGCGGCTGTCGGTCAGGGGCTGCGGGTAGGACTCACCGGCACCGCGCCCCGGGCGGGACGGGTGCTCCACGCGGCGCGCGCCGGGCTTCTCAGCCGTAGATCTGGTGGAAGTACATACGGAAACGCTAGCCGTTGCCGTCCGGCGGCGCATGCGAATTTCGGCGGGGTGTGGACGAGCGACCTCGCGTCCGGTCCGCCGAGCGCCCGACGCATGTGGTCGCAGCCCGACCGCAGCCCGACCGTTGACCTCAAGCAAAGTTGAGGGAATAGCTTCGGCGCCATGGACACTACGGCGAAGACATCCGGAACAGCCGAGGACGAGCGCTCGATCCGGGACCTGGTCGCCCAATCCGAACGGTTGCAGAACGATGCGGCGGCGCTGCCCCGCCTGCACACCGACGAGGCGGTGATCGTGAACATCGCCGGGCGCCGCCTCTTCGGTAGGCGGGCGTTCGCCGAGGCGATGGGCGCGGCCGTGGCCTCCCCGCTCGGCGATGTGCGGACCCGCCTGGAGGTCGTGGACATCCGCTTCGCGGCGGACGACGTGGCTCTCGTCAGCTGCGTCAAGCGCGTTCACGACGGCCGGTCCGGCGCGGAGG is a window from the Streptomonospora litoralis genome containing:
- a CDS encoding SgcJ/EcaC family oxidoreductase, whose translation is MDTTAKTSGTAEDERSIRDLVAQSERLQNDAAALPRLHTDEAVIVNIAGRRLFGRRAFAEAMGAAVASPLGDVRTRLEVVDIRFAADDVALVSCVKRVHDGRSGAEEVDALPSSGALTYVLTRDDDSWRIALAQTTPVRHAGGDS